One Castanea sativa cultivar Marrone di Chiusa Pesio chromosome 4, ASM4071231v1 DNA window includes the following coding sequences:
- the LOC142630337 gene encoding vesicle transport v-SNARE 13-like, producing the protein MSEVFEVYEHHYCELSANLSSYCTAATVLDGEQKKQKISEIKTGLDDADGLLQKMDLEARTLPPSAKATLLAKLREYKTDFNSLKIESKRLTSANANLAARDQLLESGMADALLVSNDQRGRLLMTTERLNQSTDRIKESRRTMLETEELGVSILQNLHQQQQSLLHANNTIHGVDDNVSRSKKILTSMSRRMSRDKCTIGSMVIILVIAIIFILYFKLTH; encoded by the exons ATGAGTGAGGTGTTCGAGGTGTACGAGCATCACTATTGCGAGCTCTCCGCCAATCTTTCAAGCTACTGCACTGCCGCTACTGTTCTTGATGGAG AGCAAAAGAAGCAGAAAATTTCCGAAATAAAAACTGGATTAGATGATGCGGATGGTTTG CTTCAGAAAATGGATCTTGAGGCAAGGACACTGCCACCTAGTGCAAAGGCAACCCTTCTTGCTAAGTTAAGGGAATATAAAACTGATTTCAATAGTTTGAAAATTGAATCCAAAAGACTCACATCAGCTAATGCTAATCTGGCTGCAAGAGATCAGCTGTTGGAGTCGGGCATGGCAGATGCACTATTG GTATCTAATGATCAAAGAGGAAGACTGCTGATGACAACAGAGAGATTAAATCAGTCCACAGACAGAATTAAGGAGAGCAGAAGAACAATGCTGGAAACAGAAGAGCTCGGCGTCTCGATCCTACAAAATTTGCATCAACAGCAACAATCTCTACTACACGCCAATAACACA ATTCATGGTGTGGATGACAATGTTAGCAGGAGCAAGAAGATATTGACATCAATGTCAAGAAGGATGAGCAGGGATAAATGCACCATTGGCTCCATGGTCATAATCCTAGTTATTGCAATCATATTCATCCTTTATTTTAAGCTGACTCATTAA
- the LOC142631657 gene encoding two-component response regulator-like APRR1, with protein MESMEVSLNREGGGNSSKGGGGGDAFIDRSKVRILVCDNDAKSLEEVSTLLLKCSYQVTSVRSARQVIDALNAEGANIDIILAELDLPLAKGMKLLKYINRDNDLRRIPVIMMSAQDEVSVVVKCLRLGAADYLVKPLRTNELLNLWTHVWRRRRMLGLAEKNILNYDFDLVASDPSDANTNSTTLFSDDTDDRSCRSTNPEMGLSVHEEDESAGAAVEPPYIELDEYRPDVPKISDRRTGQFSSGPKKSELKIGESSSAFFTYVKTSTLQKSSPGVANVEENVAQVRMGENHQACVQQVVNDPQINDSGEAWESYSQGDEFPSSNSMPDSFSIERSSTPSASMELPQQRDLKDERFSQVLSHPRNEHQLDASGLPAQTAFPYCMSGVVNQVMMPSAAQLYHKNLHDLQNHSPKAMMSQYHHLPQCPPHVNGMAPFPYYPVNICLQPGQMSASHSWPFGSPSSSEVNLSKVDRREAALIKFRQKRKERCFDKKIRYVNRKRLAERRPRVRGQFVRKVNGVNVDLNGHPTSVDSDEDDEEDEEKHA; from the exons ATGGAGTCTATGGAGGTTAGTTTGAACAGAGAGGGTGGTGGAAATAGCAGtaaaggaggaggaggaggagatgcGTTTATAGATAGGAGCAAAGTGAGGATTTTGGTGTGTGATAACGATGCCAAGAGTTTGGAAGAGGTCTCCACTCTTCTTTTGAAATGTTCTTATCAGG TAACTTCAGTCAGGTCAGCTAGACAGGTAATTGATGCACTGAATGCTGAGGGAGCTAATATAGATATCATACTTGCTGAACTTGACCTTCCTTTGGCCAAAGGCATGAAGTTGTTGAAGTACATAAATCGGGATAACGATTTACGACGCATTCCTGTGATCA TGATGTCGGCACAAGATGAAGTCTCTGTTGTTGTTAAGTGCCTGAGGCTCGGAGCAGCGGACTATCTTGTAAAGCCTTTACGCACCAATGAGCTATTAAACTTGTGGACACATGTGTGGAGAAGGCGGCGCATG CTTGGACTGGCGGAGAAGAACATTTTGAACTACGACTTTGATCTGGTGGCATCAGACCCTAGTGATGCTAATACAAACAGTACTACTTTGTTTTCAGATGACACAGATGACAGGTCCTGTAGGAGCACTAATCCTGAGATGGGATTGTCAGTTCATGAAGAAGATGAG TCTGCTGGTGCTGCTGTAGAGCCTCCATACATTGAATTAGATGAATATCGGCCTGATGTGCCAAAAATTAGTGACCGACGAACTG GACAATTTTCATCTGGCCCAAAGAAAAGTGAGCTAAAGATTGGCGAGTCTTCTTCTGCTTTCTTCACTTATGTCAAAACAAGCACACTACAAAAGAGCTCTCCAGGGGTTGCCAATGTCGAGGAAAATGTTGCTCAAGTGAGGATGGGTGAGAACCATCAAGCATGTGTTCAACAAGTGGTTAATGATCCCCAAATAAATGACTCTGGAGAGGCATGGGAAAGCTATTCGCAAGGAGATGAATTTCCAAGCAGTAATAGTATGCCTGATTCTTTTTCAATAGAGAGGTCTTCCACTCCATCTGCATCAATGGAACTCCCACAGCAAAGGGATTTGAAGGATGAAAGGTTCTCTCAAGTGCTTTCGCACCCAAGAAATGAGCATCAACTTGATGCTTCTGGCTTACCTGCCCAAACTGCCTTTCCATATTGCATGTCAGGAGTTGTGAATCAAGTCATGATGCCATCAGCAGCACAATTGTATCATAAGAATCTGCATGACCTGCAAAATCATTCCCCTAAAGCTATGATGTCACAGTACCATCATCTTCCACAATGCCCTCCACATGTTAATGGAATGGCACCATTCCCGTATTACCCTGTTAATATATGCTTACAACCTGGTCAAATGTCTGCTTCTCATTCTTGGCCATTTGGAAGTCCATCTTCCTCTGAAGTAAATTTGAGTAAAGTTGACAGAAGAGAAGCAGCATTGATCAAGTTTAGGCAGAAAAGAAAGGAGCGATGTTTTGATAAGAAGATTAGATATGTTAATCGAAAACGACTTGCTGAAAGAAGGCCTCGTGTGCGGGGCCAGTTTGTGAGGAAGGTAAATGGTGTAAATGTGGATCTTAATGGGCACCCTACTTCTGTTGATTctgatgaggatgatgaagaGGATGAGGAGAAGCATGCTTGA